Part of the Oligoflexus sp. genome is shown below.
GTTTGCGGAGCCTATCCACAAGATGATCGGCAGTTTCCACGCCCAAATCGCTGCGAAACAGGACTTCGTGGACCTGCTCCAGCGTCTGGTCGTCCAGCTTCTGCCCACCGAGCAATCGGGAAAGGTTATCTTTCAAATGGGAACGGGTTTTGCTTAGACCTTCTCGGAGTCGCTCAAGCCAGGATGCCTGATTATCCCTCCGAATCTCCGCCAGTTCTTCTGCTTCCCTCTCAACCTCAATGACCTCTTCCTTCCTGGCTTCGGGAACGACCGGCACCTCTTCGGTGCGTGGACGTTCTTCCGCGCGAGGTGGCGTGGGTTTTTCCATGAAACGACGCAGGAAGAAGAAAGCAATCAGGAGCGTGACGAGTATGACGGCCGACGCGATCATGTCCCAGGGCAATCCCTCGGGGACTTCAGTCGGAACGGTTTGCGCGTAAAGTGTCGGAATAATGTTCAGCATCACTCGAAATCCTATCCTTCCATTTTTGTTTCCGCGGACGGCCCAACGTGTTTCCCAAGGCCGCCGGCGAATGGGCGTTTCATACTAGCGGGATTTGGGTTAAAACTATAGCGAGAATCAAGTTTCCGGAGCATCCATGACCAGGGTCTTGTCCATACTGCTCATCCTTGGCTGCGCGCTCATTTCTCATGGTTTGCATGCGCAGGAAGTTACTGAGCCTTTGATACGCCCTGAGCTGCCCCGCGAATGGAGCCGGGCTGTCCGCGGTTTTCGCCGCGAGCATAATTTCTCTGTCAGTTACGGCTATGTCGTCAGCCGCTGGAAGGGTCACCTGACCGACAGCACGGACATCTTTTCCTTTGCGAACGAAGGGCATCAGGCGCGGATATCGTACGCCTTTCATCTGCCGCTTGTGGGTGGCCTCGGATATTACCTGGGAACGCAGACCAGCGCGCTGATGTCCCAAAGCTCACGCGAGAGCGAGGGCGGCGAGATCAGCTATGGACTTCCCGGACTCAATGTCGGTCTGATCGTGAATCTGTCGGATCGCGTTCGCCTCGCATCCGGCCTAGAGCTTGGCTGGCATCGGATTGAGAAACTTGGACTGCCGGAAAGGTTTGAACGAAAAAGGATCAGCGTCACCGGAGAAACGCAGACCTGGAACGGGCAGATTGATTACTTCTATGAGTTATCCTGGGCCGTCCAGCTTACTTACGAATCGTCAGAACTTACTTACAATTCGAAAGAAAGCCTGGCGCTCCGTAAACTCTCCCGCAGCTGGAGCCTGGGAATTCTTAAACATCTGATCTAAACCTCCCTAAGGCTGCAAAAGTCGTGTATATTTGGTCGATCGCAGAAGCAGCTCATTTTGGGCCAGGAGGGGCCGAAGGTATGTGTATCTTCTTTTTAGTGGCAAGAATCCAGCTAGAGAAATTCATGCTGGGAGGCCCCAAGTGCGAGCCCTGATTGCCACAACACTGAGTCTGAACCTGCTAGCCTGTGGCGCAGCTCAAAACAAGCGTTCGATCGATGAGAATCGAAGCCAGAACGCAAACGTCATCCAGTCCGCCGAAGGCCCTTTTCACAGCCTTACCGGATGGACGGAAAAAGTAAATTACTACATTGATGATACGGCTCCCGATGCCGTGGTCGAAGCCGGCATCAAGGCGGCTGAAACCTGGAACGATGCCATGGGTCGCGAAGTTTTAACCTTCACCGGCGTTGCCAGGATGCCCCGCGGTGACGAACTTTATTCCAGTCTCGATGATACCTACACCATGGTTTACTTCGAGAAAAACTGGAAGAACACCACAGGCAAAGCCGACACCACCCTGGCCACCACGGTCTGGGAAAATGCCAACGGCTCTGATCGCATCATCAAAGGCGATGTGATCCTGAACGGTGAGACCTATCATTTCTGCGATGCCATGGACGTGACGCGGAATATCGGTGAAAACCTTGATATCGTCGATGCGCAAACAGTCCTCGTCCATGAGTTCGGTCATCTGCTGGGCCTCGATCATGTGGACGTCGATGAAGATCCTGAATCGGTGATGCACGCGAAAACCTATATCGGTCCCAACATGAGCTTCCGTTCCCTGAGCAATGGTGACGTCAGCAACATTCGTCAGGTTTACGATTAACGGACCTCCGGCTCTACCTTCACCTCGAATCTGCCGACAAGTCGGGAGGAGGACAGCCCATGTCAAAGCCAGGCAAGCCCAAAGAGCGCGGATCTGCAGACGAACTTGAAATCATGCGCGAAATTATCAAGAATGATCCTTTCCTGCTCGAAAAGGTCCTGACCAAAATCAGGGATATTCGAGGAGGTGGACAAAACATGGCCGATGCTGTGGCCGAGAAAAAAGGCGCGAAGCGTGAAGAGGAGCGCCGTAAAGGATCAGGGACTTGAGGTTTTTTTCGATTTTTTGCGGTCTTATCCTGATGGTGGTCAGCTGTCGTCAGGCCGCGTCTCATAGTGAAGCCCGCGTCGTGGAGCAAAGCCGTCGCGAGCGCCCCGACTGGGTCGGCCCGGATCAGTCCAAGCTCGTCAAATCCGGCGAGATTATCGAATATCATAGCGTGAAAACCAAAGTCGTCGACCTGCCGCTCGGTCTGAAACAGGCCGAAGCCTCGGCTTTGAATGATACAAGGCTCCAGATCCAAAATGAAATCGTGCTGTTCTGGAAGAAGGATAAACTTTTCCTCGAACTTGAGGCCCCCGATCGGGCCCTTGTGACCCAGCAGCTGGAAAAACTTTTGGAAACCCGCGTCACGAGCGATCTAATCAAGGACATCTACTACGAAAAGATTTTCGACCCAAATGCCGTAGCGGCTCTTCAGGACACG
Proteins encoded:
- a CDS encoding matrixin family metalloprotease, which produces MRALIATTLSLNLLACGAAQNKRSIDENRSQNANVIQSAEGPFHSLTGWTEKVNYYIDDTAPDAVVEAGIKAAETWNDAMGREVLTFTGVARMPRGDELYSSLDDTYTMVYFEKNWKNTTGKADTTLATTVWENANGSDRIIKGDVILNGETYHFCDAMDVTRNIGENLDIVDAQTVLVHEFGHLLGLDHVDVDEDPESVMHAKTYIGPNMSFRSLSNGDVSNIRQVYD